The following is a genomic window from Streptomyces chrestomyceticus JCM 4735.
CAGGGCGGCAAGGAGCACAAGAAGCAACTGACCGCGTTCGCCTCGTACAAGTACCTGGAGAACATCGCCATCGGCGAGTACACCTCCGGCGGTACCCCCGAGGACGTGCAGCGGCTCAAGGACGACGCCGCCAAGCTGAAGAAGCGGAGCGACGGGTCGCCGTCCTTCGACGCGATGGCCACCGCCATCGCCTCCGGCGCCTCGCCGCAGCAGCTCGCCGCGCAGGGCATCACGCCGGAGAGTTGGTTCACCGCGGCCACCGGCACGTTCGACATGTACCGGGCCATCGAGAAGGACCTCGCCGACAAGGCGGTGGACGAGGCGGCCGCGATCTCCTCGGACGCCCGGCGGTCCACCTTCGTCGACTCCGCGATCGTGATCGCGGCGCTGGTCATCGCCTTCCTGGTGGCGGGCATGATGGCCCGCCGGATGAGCCGGAACATGAGCCGGCTGCGCACCGCCGCCTTCGGCATCGCCGAGCAGCGGCTGCCGACCCTGGTCGACCAGCTCTCCCGTACGGACCCGGGCCGCGTCGACACCCGGGTGCAGCCCATCCCGATCCACACCACCGACGAGATCGGCGAGGTCGCCCGCGCCTTCGACCAGGTGCACCGCGAGGCCGTCCGGCTCGCCGCCGAACAGGCGCTGCTGCGCGGCAACGTCAACGCGATCTTCACCAACCTCTCGCAGCGGAACCAGGGCCTGATCGAACGTCAGCTCACCCTGATCACCGAGCTGGAGAACAACGAGGCCGACCCGGACCAACTGGAGAACCTCTTCCGGATGGACCACCTGGCCACCCGTATGAGGCGCAACGGCGAGAACCTCCTCATCCTCGCGGGCGAGGAGCCGGGCCGCCGCTGGAACCAGCCGGTGCCGCTGATCGACGTGCTGCGCGCGGCGACGTCCGAGGTCGAGGCGTACGAGCGAATAGAACTGTCCGGCGTGCCGGACGGCGACATCCACGGCACCGCCGTGACCGACCTCGTGCACCTGCTCTCCGAGCTGCTGGAGAACGCCACCACGTTCTCCTCGCCGCAGACCAAGGTGCGGGTCGCCGCCACCCGGCTGCCGGACGGCCGCGTCATGATCGAGATCCACGACAAGGGCATCGGGCTCACCCCCGAGGACTTCGCGGACATCAACCACAAGCTGGCCAACCCGCCGACCGTGGACGCCTCGGTCTCCCAGCGGATGGGCCTTTTCGTGGTCGGCCGGCTCGCCGACCGGCACGGCATCCGCGTCCAGCTCCGCCCCTCGGGCGAGCAGGCCGGCACCACCTCCCTCGTCATGCTCCCCGAGCCCATCACGCACGGCGGTGGCGGCGAGGAGGAGGGCGGCTACGACGACGACTTCACCGTCTCCCGCATCGTGCCCGAGCACCAGCAGGGCGCGTACGAGAGCGACGGCCGGTCCGCCGCCGAGCTGGGCTTCGACGAGCTGGGCCTGAGCCACGGACAGCACGGCGGGGCCTCGCGGCTCGACCCGGTCAACCGCTCGCTGATGCGCGAGGAGCGCCGGGCGGCGCTGGAGGCGCAGGCCGGCGGCGCGGGCACCCAGCCGCACCACCCCGCGCAGGACTCGCACCACCCCGCGCAGGACTCGCACCACCCCGCGCAGGACTCGCACCACCCCGCGCAGACGCCGGGCCCGTACCAGGACCCGTCGGCGCCGCTGTTCCAGGACCAGGCGCAGTTCGGCGACCAGGCACAGTTCCAGGACCAGGCGCCGTTCCAGGACCAGGCGCCGTTCCAGGACCAGGCGCAGTTCGGCGACCAGGCACAGTTCCAGGACCCGGCTCAGGGCCAGAGCCCGGACCGGTTCCAGGACACGGGCCAGTTCCCGACCCCGGCGCAGTTCCAGGACCCGGCCCAGCAGCACGGCGCGGGCTACGGGAACCACCCCGGCCAGGCATATGCGGAACCGGCACAGGGCACCTACGGGGACCCGTCGCCGCAGGGCCAGGGACTTGCCGAAGTCGGTCACGACGAGGCCGTCGGCCAGCAGTCGTACGCCCCGTTCGAGTCGCGGCAGCAGGACGGCGGGCCCGAAAACGGAGCGCACACCGGCTACTTCGGCGGCCAACCGGAATCCGACCGGAATCAGCGGCCCGCTCCCGCGGACGGTCCGGAACGCGTAGCATTCGACCGACCGGACCCCACCCCGAACGGCACACCGCCGCTGACCGACGCCGGCCTTCCGCGCCGCGGAGCCGCCGGCCGGCCGCAGGCTCCCCAGCAGCAGTGGCAGCCGTTCGAGGAGGCGTCCTCCAGGCCCCGTGCCCAGGAGGAACCGGCGGCCGCCCCGCAGGGGAACGCGCCGGAGGCCGGTACGGACGACTCCGAGTGGCGCTCGGCCAACGACGAGCGCTGGCAGCGGGCGGAGCGGCTGCGGGAGCCGAAGGCGGGCGGAGTCACCTCCTCCGGTCTGCCCCGGCGGGTGCCCAAGGCCAATCTGGTCGAGGGCACCGCGGAGCAGAGCCCGCAGGGCGGCCCGCAGGTCTCCCGTGCTCCGGAGGACGTCCGCGGCCGGCTGAGCAACCTGCGGCGCGGGGTCCAGCAGGGACGCAACGTGGGCACGGACCAATCGGAGGTCCCCCAGAATGACCAACAGGGCTTCGGCCCCGGCAGCACCTACGATCAGGAGCGTTAGTGTGAGCCCGATGAGCCAGGCGGCGCAGAACCTGAACTGGTTGATCACCAACTTCGTGGACAACACCCCCGGTGTGTCCCACACGGTCGTGGTCTCCGCGGACGGTCTCCTCCTCGCCATGTCCGAGGGCTTCCCTCGGGACAGAGCCGATCAGTTGGCGGCGGTGGCCTCCGGCCTCACCTCGCTGACCTCCGGCGCCTCCCGCATCTTCGAAGGCGGGAGTGTCAATCAGACCGTGGTGGAGATGGAGCGCGGCTTCCTCTTCATCATGTCCGTCTCCGACGGATCGTCGCTGGCCGTACTGGCGCACCCCGAGTGCGACATCGGCCTCGTCGGTTACGAGATGGCCCTGCTGGTCGACCGCGCGGGCACCGTGCTGACGCCCGACCTGCGCGCCGAACTGCAGGGCAGCCTTCTCAACTAGCAGACAGGCAGTGCGTTTCCCGCCACCGCGCCATAGGGTGCGGTGGCGCGACCGGCGTCAGATTGGCAAGTTGAAGGAGGAGACGTGGCAACGCCCCCGAGCGGATACCCGTACGGTCCCGGACAGCAGTCCGGGCCCCAGGGCGA
Proteins encoded in this region:
- a CDS encoding nitrate- and nitrite sensing domain-containing protein, producing the protein MRRSKSGPEPQEPRRGNFTPPSHSAAPAPGAAESPVATVPVSGGRFSPRNWRVATRLNAILLIPVLVALVFGGLRVNASVETWQEAQDAEATAKLVRAAAAYSHAIIDERDRTAQPLLAGKRDDPAVSEARRATDTAAGAFHAAVKEMPAKEGLKRRLAAFQKAEPGLTKLREAAYTPQLPGVRTEEGYVAIQHPLMEFANELGLGTGNITSYGRTVYAVSLAKAAESLTRSIGTHLLVDPASPQGGKEHKKQLTAFASYKYLENIAIGEYTSGGTPEDVQRLKDDAAKLKKRSDGSPSFDAMATAIASGASPQQLAAQGITPESWFTAATGTFDMYRAIEKDLADKAVDEAAAISSDARRSTFVDSAIVIAALVIAFLVAGMMARRMSRNMSRLRTAAFGIAEQRLPTLVDQLSRTDPGRVDTRVQPIPIHTTDEIGEVARAFDQVHREAVRLAAEQALLRGNVNAIFTNLSQRNQGLIERQLTLITELENNEADPDQLENLFRMDHLATRMRRNGENLLILAGEEPGRRWNQPVPLIDVLRAATSEVEAYERIELSGVPDGDIHGTAVTDLVHLLSELLENATTFSSPQTKVRVAATRLPDGRVMIEIHDKGIGLTPEDFADINHKLANPPTVDASVSQRMGLFVVGRLADRHGIRVQLRPSGEQAGTTSLVMLPEPITHGGGGEEEGGYDDDFTVSRIVPEHQQGAYESDGRSAAELGFDELGLSHGQHGGASRLDPVNRSLMREERRAALEAQAGGAGTQPHHPAQDSHHPAQDSHHPAQDSHHPAQTPGPYQDPSAPLFQDQAQFGDQAQFQDQAPFQDQAPFQDQAQFGDQAQFQDPAQGQSPDRFQDTGQFPTPAQFQDPAQQHGAGYGNHPGQAYAEPAQGTYGDPSPQGQGLAEVGHDEAVGQQSYAPFESRQQDGGPENGAHTGYFGGQPESDRNQRPAPADGPERVAFDRPDPTPNGTPPLTDAGLPRRGAAGRPQAPQQQWQPFEEASSRPRAQEEPAAAPQGNAPEAGTDDSEWRSANDERWQRAERLREPKAGGVTSSGLPRRVPKANLVEGTAEQSPQGGPQVSRAPEDVRGRLSNLRRGVQQGRNVGTDQSEVPQNDQQGFGPGSTYDQER
- a CDS encoding roadblock/LC7 domain-containing protein; the protein is MSQAAQNLNWLITNFVDNTPGVSHTVVVSADGLLLAMSEGFPRDRADQLAAVASGLTSLTSGASRIFEGGSVNQTVVEMERGFLFIMSVSDGSSLAVLAHPECDIGLVGYEMALLVDRAGTVLTPDLRAELQGSLLN